The DNA region GTTAAGCAAGGCTTCTAAGAGCGGTAACGCGCCTGCGGCCGGCTTCGGCGCCGATGCAGGCCTTGGGCTCGATTATTATTTCACCGAAAAATGGTCGGTAGGCGCCAACGCCCAGTTCAGGAGCATCGGCCTCATAACAAGCACCACCGGCAACAATAACGGCACCGCAATTTTCCCGTTCACAATGAACGGATATGCAGCCATTCATTTTTGATAACTGTCTGTCATCCTTCGGGCTCACGCCCTCAGGATGACCCGACCATTGGATAGATATAGTTCCGGCACCGCGCGGGCGGCCACCGTCCGCGCTCATTGACCCTGGCCCCCCTATGGTCGATCAACAAAATGGGGATGATGAACGCCGTTCACAAAGAGATCGAACGCCTCGACACCTATCAGGGAAATTTTTTCGATCACTCCTGAGGGAATATCTCAAAACCGGCGCCCATAGAACTTGCGAAGAATTTAAGGGCCCTGAAACCATCCAGTTTCACAGAGTCCTTGAAGAGAAGGTCCACTATCTTTGTTTCGCCCACCTGTATCATCATGGGATATTCGAGTTCCTGCCGGAGCTTTTCGGGAATGGCCAGATAGGTATCTGGGCTGACCGTACGAAGGTCGATGATGGGGTCATGCTTCTTTCCCCTTATATCGACAAGCTGCCATTCATCGTAACGGCTGTCGAGTTGCATGATGTTTATGGAATTGTTGACTATGGCTACCGAAAGTATCTTGAATCCCGGGATGATATTGTCCGTCTCAGAGCTATAGTCCGCATCCAACCCCAGTCCTAAGGACGGAACGCTCGTTCCGCCGGCGACCTTCATGTAGCTCTTCTTCCTTGCCAAGGCGCTCGAAGCGGTAAATATGAACGCCAATGACACTAAAAGAATGACAGCTCTCCTCATAATATATTCCTCACTTTTTGCGTGAAATAGCAGGCGGCCTGCCTCTTATCTGCCTTGGATTCTAACACAGGCGCGTCTTTCATGCAAACATCTTCCTTGTAGCGGCATCTTGGGTTGAATGCACACCCTTTTGGAAGATCGATAGGCGATGGCACGTCACCCTCAAGGATTATCCTCTTCTTCTTGATCTTTGGGTCCGGAAGAGGAACAGCCGAGAGAAGCGCTTCGGTGTAAGGGTGAAGCGGTTCCTTTATGAATTTGGCGTCCATTAATTCAACTATCTTTCCAAGATACATAACGGCGACCCTTGAGCATAATTTGGAAATTACCCGGAGGTCGTGCGAAATGAAAAGATAGGCCATTTTGTACCGTGCCTGCAGGTCCTTCAAAAGTTCCAGAATATCCGCCTGCACGGCAACATCAAGCGAAGAGACGGGCTCGTCGGCAACTATGAGCCTTGGCCTTGTGGAGATCGCGCGGGCAATGCAAATCCTCTGGCGCTGACCGCCGGAGAATTCATGCGGATATCTTTGGGCGAATTCTTCGTTAAGGCCCGCTTCTTTTAGAAGTTCGCCGGCCTTTTTAAAACGCTCGTTCTTTTTGATCAACTTATTGATGATGAGCGGCTCTGTTACGATATTGCCTACGCACATGCGCGGATTTAGCGATGAGTACGGGTCCTGAAAAACGATCTGACGTTCTTTTGAAGAACCGCCGAAGACTACCGTTCCCGAATCCGGTTTGTAAAGCCCGACCGCTATCCTGCCGAGCGTCGATTTCCCGCAACCGGACTCTCCCACAAGGCCCAGAGTCTCGCCCTCTTTAATGAAGAGCGAAACGTCACTAAGCGCATGGACAAAATCCCTTCCGCCGCCAAAAAAACCTCTTTTAACGGGAAACCTCTTAACTATGTTCTTAAGTTCAAGTAGCATTGTTAAAGAACCGGCACCGTAGCCAGTAATTTCTTTGTATAGTCATCCTTGGGTCTCTCGAAAACATCCCCCACTTTTCCCGATTCGACCACGCGGCCGTCGTGCATCACATAGACCCTGTGGGCGACCTGCGCCACTATTCCAAAATCGTGCGTAATGAATATCACCGCCATCCCCAACTTTACCTGAAGGGAAGCTATGAGCTCCAATATCTGAGCCTGAATGGTCACGTCGAGCGCTGTCGTCGGTTCATCTGCAATAAGAATATCAGGTTTTGAGGCAAGCGCCATCGCTATCATCACGCGCTGGCGCATCCCTCCGGAAAGTTCGTTAGGATAGGCCTTCATCTTCTTCACGGGATCAGGAATGCCTACCATAGATAAAAGTTCGGCCGTCCTTCCGGGCGCCGCTCTGTTGTCAAAGGTCTTGTCGTGGGTCAATATCGCCTCCGATATCTGGTTCTCTATTGTAAAGACGGGATTAAGCGCGGTCATCGGCTCCTGAAATATCATCGAGATCTTACCACCCCTGACCTTTCTAAGCTCGCTTGCGGGAAGCTTTACAAGATCGATACCGTTGTACGATATCTCGCCGGAAACGATCTTCCCGGGCTCGGGGACGAGTTTTAATATGGAAAGGGCAAGTATCGTCTTACCGCTCCCGCTTCCGCCGACCACCGCAACAATTTCGCCCCTCTCCAGGGAAAGATCCACGCCATCCACCGCCTTGACAAGACCGGCCTCGGTATCGAAATAAGTGCGTAAGTTCTTTATATCAAGTAACGTCATCTCATCCTCGGATCTATCGCATCTCTAAGGCCTTCACCCAAGAGGTTATAGGCGGTTATGGTCAAAAATATCGCAAGGCCCGGCGTTATCGTAAGCCACCAGGCCACATCCATATATTCCCTTGATTCAGAAAGTATCCCGCCCCAGCTGGATACGTAAGGCGGTACTCCGAAACCTAAAAAGCTCAAAGACGATTCCACAAGTATCGCCGCCGCAACACCGAATGATGCGCTCACGAGCACCGGTGCAAGTGAGTTTGGGAGGAGATGCCTGAAGATTATCCTGAAATCGCTTGCACCGCTCGCCTTTGCCGCCGAGACAAAATCGACCGATTTGAGCCTTAAGAACTCTCCCCTGATAAGCCTTGCAACTCCGGTCCAGCCGGTAAGACCTATCACGATCATTATATTGTAGATGCTGGGTCCCACGAACGCCAGAATAGCAAGTATGAGGAAGAACGTGGGGAAACAGATGACGACCTCGATAAGACGCGAAAG from Deltaproteobacteria bacterium CG11_big_fil_rev_8_21_14_0_20_49_13 includes:
- a CDS encoding peptide ABC transporter permease; translated protein: MSYWAMVWHQLKRNKLALTGLAVIVLLFIVAIFAPMIAPYNPNAYDLDSVLKAPSLAHLFGTDDQGRDVFSRIVFGARISLSVGFVAVSIYITIGIILGAIAGYYGGWIDIALSRLIEVVICFPTFFLILAILAFVGPSIYNIMIVIGLTGWTGVARLIRGEFLRLKSVDFVSAAKASGASDFRIIFRHLLPNSLAPVLVSASFGVAAAILVESSLSFLGFGVPPYVSSWGGILSESREYMDVAWWLTITPGLAIFLTITAYNLLGEGLRDAIDPRMR
- a CDS encoding methionine ABC transporter ATP-binding protein, producing the protein MTLLDIKNLRTYFDTEAGLVKAVDGVDLSLERGEIVAVVGGSGSGKTILALSILKLVPEPGKIVSGEISYNGIDLVKLPASELRKVRGGKISMIFQEPMTALNPVFTIENQISEAILTHDKTFDNRAAPGRTAELLSMVGIPDPVKKMKAYPNELSGGMRQRVMIAMALASKPDILIADEPTTALDVTIQAQILELIASLQVKLGMAVIFITHDFGIVAQVAHRVYVMHDGRVVESGKVGDVFERPKDDYTKKLLATVPVL
- a CDS encoding peptide ABC transporter ATP-binding protein, which translates into the protein MLLELKNIVKRFPVKRGFFGGGRDFVHALSDVSLFIKEGETLGLVGESGCGKSTLGRIAVGLYKPDSGTVVFGGSSKERQIVFQDPYSSLNPRMCVGNIVTEPLIINKLIKKNERFKKAGELLKEAGLNEEFAQRYPHEFSGGQRQRICIARAISTRPRLIVADEPVSSLDVAVQADILELLKDLQARYKMAYLFISHDLRVISKLCSRVAVMYLGKIVELMDAKFIKEPLHPYTEALLSAVPLPDPKIKKKRIILEGDVPSPIDLPKGCAFNPRCRYKEDVCMKDAPVLESKADKRQAACYFTQKVRNIL